AATGACTTAACGACGTATTCGACGAGCTCTTTCATGCCGCGGCCGCTTCTTCCTTGGGCGCGGGGGCTGCCGGAACGGCCGCCGCCGGGGCTTCCGCCGCTGGCGCTGCCGCCGCCTCGCCTTTCTTCTTCCGTTTCGGTAAAGCCGCCAGGTCGATCGGCGGCAGGACGCCCGCTTTGCCGAGCAGGATCCTGACCTTTTCGGTCGGCTTGGCTCCCTTGCGGATCCAGTCGAGGGTTAACTCTTTATTGACCGCAAACTCGGTCGGTTCTTTTAGGGGAAAATACGTGCCGAGGATCGCGACGACCCGCGCCACGGTCGGCCGGGCCTCGTCCTGGACAACGACCCGGTAAGACGGCTGATTTTTGGTCCCAACTCTTTGTAATTTGATTTTTGCTGACATAGTGAGGCTATTATAACACAGAAACTTGTTTTTGATAAGCGGCAAGATTCGCCTTCAGCTCTTCCAGGCTGTCGCCGCCGCACTTTTCCAGCAGCGCGTTGACCACTTCGATCAGGGCGGCCGCTTCCCCGATCACGGCGGCCGCTTCGACGGCGCAGACGTCGGCCCGCTCAACGTGGGCCGCTGCCGGCTTTTTGGTCGCCAGGTCAACTGACTGGAGCGGCTTCCCTAGCGTGGCGATCGGCTTCAGCGCCGCGCGGATCACGATCGGCTCCCCATTAGTGATGCCGCCTTCCAAGCCGCCGGCATTGTTGCTTTTATGGTAAAAACCTTTCTTTTTGACGTAGAAAAGCTCATCGTGGACCTTGGAACCGAGCCGTTTGGCCGCCTCGAACCCGAGCCCGATCTCCACCCCTTTGACGGCCGGGATTGACATGATCGCCCTGGCCAGGTTCCCGTCCAAACGCTTGTCCCACTGAGCGTAAGTCCCGAGGCCGATCGGCAGCCCAGTCACGACCACTTCGAAAATACCGCCGACCGAATCGCCGGCTGCCCTAGCTTGGTCGATCGCCCGCTGCCACTCCTTCCGTTCCTTGCGGCCGCCAATCTCCACGACCCGGCTGGTCGCCCTGATCTTGACCTCTCCCGCCAGAGCGCGGGCGACGGCGCCGACGGCGACGCGGGCCGCGGTTTCACGGGCGGAAGCGCGCTCCAGAATGTTCCGCACGTCTTTTTGGTCGTATTTAGCGGCGCCGGCCAGGTCGGCATGCCCGGGCCGCAGCGCGGTAATGGCCTTTTCGAAGAATTCGGTGCTCTTGTTGGGGATCAGCAGGGCGATCGGGCTGCCGATCGTTTTTCCCTTGCGCAGGCCGGACAGGATTTCCGCCTGGTCTTTTTCCAGTTTCATCCGGGCGCCGCGGCCATACCCCAGCTGGCGGCGAGCCAGGTCAAGATCGATATCCTCGGCGGTCAGGGGAAGATTGGCGGGGCAACCGTCCAGGATGGCGACCAGCGCCCGGCCGTGAGACTCACCGGCAGTAAGGTAACGCAGCATTTGCTCGGATTATA
This window of the Candidatus Margulisiibacteriota bacterium genome carries:
- the rpsP gene encoding 30S ribosomal protein S16 gives rise to the protein MSAKIKLQRVGTKNQPSYRVVVQDEARPTVARVVAILGTYFPLKEPTEFAVNKELTLDWIRKGAKPTEKVRILLGKAGVLPPIDLAALPKRKKKGEAAAAPAAEAPAAAVPAAPAPKEEAAAA
- a CDS encoding chorismate synthase, giving the protein MLRYLTAGESHGRALVAILDGCPANLPLTAEDIDLDLARRQLGYGRGARMKLEKDQAEILSGLRKGKTIGSPIALLIPNKSTEFFEKAITALRPGHADLAGAAKYDQKDVRNILERASARETAARVAVGAVARALAGEVKIRATSRVVEIGGRKERKEWQRAIDQARAAGDSVGGIFEVVVTGLPIGLGTYAQWDKRLDGNLARAIMSIPAVKGVEIGLGFEAAKRLGSKVHDELFYVKKKGFYHKSNNAGGLEGGITNGEPIVIRAALKPIATLGKPLQSVDLATKKPAAAHVERADVCAVEAAAVIGEAAALIEVVNALLEKCGGDSLEELKANLAAYQKQVSVL